Proteins found in one Anoplolepis gracilipes chromosome 7, ASM4749672v1, whole genome shotgun sequence genomic segment:
- the LOC140668025 gene encoding ras GTPase-activating-like protein IQGAP1, translated as MINAADISTEDGKEEDVGKSAEKMDEQRRKTLAYEYLCYLEGAKKWIEACLRESLPPTTELEENLRNGVYLAKLGHFMAPNVLPLSKIYDIEQRRYKAVGLQFRHTDNINHFLKCLVSAQLPLTFLPETTDIYDKKNMPRVIYCLHALSTHLFKLGKAPPMQDLYGKVNFSDEEIDAVSKELQKYGIQLPSFQKIGGLLTNSIAMDTAALHAAVIAINQALIDNDDKILYTLQSKEAQLNNIKPVYIKEYTEALLTAKIAKTEASLNRSLNDSYVADVYDELLTQAEIQGHINYVNASCALKVIISSVLRDGAELIASLGVSVLPFKNIVSENVEDYKKQLMLVLDEEPWNDTYASENIQYWTDTFQSAIDKANENAQRRRKREKTVKLLNMALESADKEKFYEILHSPYLEVSHCIDEYAVPLYYQEMKDDHAESQTDLTYNDIVASVRLLPNIAAITKAVDTENPDFVFEKLSNPDVYLPGLDEFNKVKYAHTLATLRQVKLRTSQECSLLTYSDIQQCIYSVNAECDEGFEVIKILQQINQAIAANDYETMMRALEIITDKYDIPKFSHDALLYLKMFKKRLIEKESDGSELWLDDIKTVAKTVSLEIEKIENMIEFLYNINIYIQDNNMKEACECCQSFNMIKNFKKLTKECQKRCFLALVQLQKQKRKIYTCPYISYTTDEGNKIYIDLKDKRYAWECPADIKKTYHITINDINEIIESVLIEKHQKNCVMYDEKLLIRLQACIKGYLLRKKIVDRYDYINDNVRSIVMIQAWWRGIRQRKQYHKLLKERERQLNVLLGHNKLLNAKANNKNDTLHQDKLLNVKRSNKNDKLNRYKKQEDKIIKIQALWRGRASRKAFHSLLRSEKPSFPVVRHFSTVLGFSAEDYDKDLELQKLKHEVVQCIRHNQNLSEQLNNMYIKIGLLIQNRIALQDVVAHGKSLDSLAKDQNVNKNQSILCDSATTPHKGLKSLTKEGRKMLEGYQHLFYALQTNPQYLSKLLYLPPSNKSNKLFLKNIIWTLFNFGSNTREDYLLLKLFGYALKEEIKCNCHQPSDVLTGKPLVREMVVNYAKQFNGQASLKQIVGPLIEKVLEEKDLCMETNPVDIYKLWRNQLEMESGKSLDMPHTVSQEQALKHIPVQESLTRAINQLKKISLEFLNRITRSRDLIPYGMLYVSKILYSSLAEKFPLAPEKDILKAVGNLIYYHFINAAIVAPDTFDIVTLPVDKSLSSCQRKNLASIAKVLQFSTSKKGFGEEAPHLECLNPFIIACHEKFKDFFRYCCQVEDLEEHFDIHEYTEATLIQSPEICVSLQEICEIHALMLRYEDVIAPDPSDSLHDLLDDLGPVPTVASLLGISNAVYETNLARYSKQEVCLVLTNKFQVPRNNDTNLNNLFVKAKELLVSVISFLKKPTLVESLEITSSPMCARLFDYSSMSATVRESSSINDCKMQLRAYLNKLELEGWVTRADGYQTIVTSIARDICNKNKYRVARDKELQTLRATKMRLDEKTKYYQEQVEFYNEYIRGCLQNLHRGKSSLRAMQKDTHTLSKLRSKMTVKYSAWKLQEKGVLMEVDQTLSPTEMKNVIFEINPTEHNGVFSVRCKFMGVELEKLDISIQELLEMQYEGRSYMDMFGRAKVNVNLLLYLLNRKFYGKK; from the exons ATGATCAACGCGGCTGACATTTCGACGGAAGATGGAAAAG AGGAAGATGTGGGAAAATCTGCAGAAAAAATGGACGAACAACGCAGAAAAACATTGGCATATGAGTATCTCTGCTACCTGGAAGGAGCAAagaa atggATAGAAGCTTGTTTGAGAGAATCGTTACCTCCAACAACCGAGCTGGAGGAGAATCTTCGCAATGGTGTATATCTGGCTAAACTTGGTCATTTTATGGCACCTAATGTTTTACCATTGAGTAAAATCTATGACATTGAACAGCGCAGATACAAAGCTGTAGGATTGCAATTTCGTCACACggataatataaatcattttctgAAATGCTTGGTATCTGCACAATTACCATTG ACATTCCTACCGGAAACAACAgatatatacgataaaaagaatatgcCACGAGTAATATACTGTCTCCATGCTCTTAgtacacatttatttaaattggggAAAGCACCGCCAATGCAAGATTTGTATGGAAAAGTAAATTTCTCTG ATGAAGAGATAGATGCAGTTAGTAaagaattgcaaaaatatggCATTCAACTACCTTCTTTCCAAAAAATAGGTGGTTTATTGACAAACAGTATTGCTATGGACACAGCTGCTCTTCATGCTGCTGTGATTGCAATTAATCAAGCTCTGATAGATAAC gatgataaaattctatatacaCTTCAAAGTAAAGAggcacaattaaataatattaaacctGTTTACATCAAAGAATACACTGAAGCACTATTGACTGctaaaattgcaaaaacagAGGCATCACTTAATAGA TCCCTCAATGACAGTTATGTAGCAGATGTTTATGATGAGTTATTAACACAAGCAGAAATACAAGGAcacattaattatgtaaatg CTTCCTGTGCCCTGAAAGTTATCATTTCGTCTGTATTACGTGACGGTGCTGAATTAATAGCTTCTTTAGGGGTATCTGTATTACCTTTCAAG aatatagTTTCTGAGAATGTTGAAGATTACAAAAAACAACTCATGCTGGTGTTGGATGAAGAGCCATGGAATGACACATATGCATCTGAAAACATTCAGTACTGGACAGATACATTTCAGAGTGCGATTGACAAAGCAAACGAGAATGCGCAGCGACGCCGCAAAC GAGAGAAAACTGTAAAACTGCTGAACATGGCTTTAGAATCTGcagataaagagaaattttatgagATTTTGCATAGTCCATATTTGGAAGTCTCTCATTGTATTGATGAGTATGCAGTTCCATTGTATTACCAGGAGATGAAGGATGATCATGCAGAATCTCAG ACTGATCTCACTTATAATGACATAGTAGCTAGTGTACGTTTATTACCCAATATAGCTGCTATTACTAAAGCAGTGGACACGGAAAATCCAGATTTTGTGTTTGAAAAGCTGTCGAATCCGGATGTATATTTacct GGATTGGacgaatttaataaagtaaagtaTGCACATACACTAGCGACTCTTCGGCAGGTAAAGCTAAGAACATCCCAAGAATGTTCTTTACTAACGTATAGCGACATTCAACAATGTATTTATTCGGTGAATGCAGAGTGTGACGAAGGTTTCGAag ttataaagattttacagCAAATAAATCAAGCTATAGCGGCGAACGATTATGAGACTATGATGAGAGCCTTAGAAATAATAACCGACAAGTATGATATACCCAAGTTTTCACATGATGCTTTACTTTACTTGAAGATGtttaaaaaacgtttaatTGAGAAAGAATCTGACGGATCTGAGCTGTGGTTGGATGATATTAAAACTGTAGCAAAAACAGTTTcattagaaattgaaaaaattgaaaaca tgattgaatttttatacaatatcaaCATCTATATACAAGACAATAATATGAAAGAAGCTTGCGAGTGCTGTCAAAGCTTTaacatgattaaaaattttaaaaaacttaccAAAGAATGTCAAAAGAGATGTTTTCTGGCATTGGTGCAATTACAAAAGCAAaag cgcaaaatatatacttgcccgtatatttcatatacgaCCGACGaaggaaataaaatctatattgatttaaaagacAAAAGGTATGCATGGGAATGTCCGGCAGATATTAAGAAAACTTATCATATcactataaatgatataaac GAAATAATTGAATCTGTTTTAATAGAGAAACATCAGAAAAATTGTGTAATGTATGatgaaaaattacttattagaCTTCAAGCTTGCattaaaggatatttattACGTAAAAAGATTGTTGATAGATATGattatatcaatgataatGTAAGGAGTATTGTCATGATACAAGCATGGTGGAGAGGTATCAGGCAACGTAAACAATATCataaattgttgaaagaaaGGGAACgacaattaaatgtattattaggtcacaataaattattaaatgcaaaagcaaataataaaaacgataCATTACATCAAGATaagttattaaatgttaaaagaagtaacaaaaatgataaattaaatcgatATAAGAAACag gaagataaaataataaagatacaagCTTTATGGCGTGGCCGAGCATCGAGGAAAGCTTTTCATTCATTATTGCGCTCGGAGAAACCGTCATTCCCTGTGGTCAGGCACTTTTCAACGGTATTAGGTTTCAGTGCGGAAGATTACGACAAAGACCTAGAATTACAA aaattaaagcaTGAGGTTGTTCAATGTATAAGGCACAATCAGAATTTGTCGGAGCAGTTGaataacatgtatattaaaataggacTATTGATACAGAACAGAATAGCATTAcag gACGTAGTAGCGCACGGAAAGAGTCTGGATTCTCTCGCGAAGGACCAAAAcgtgaataaaaatcaaagcaTCTTGTGCGATTCCGCCACGACACCACACAAGGGTCTCAAATCGTTAACGAAAGAAGGACGTAAGATGCTAGAGGGCTATCAACACTTGTTCTATGCGTTGCAAACGAATCCGCAATATCTGTCCAAATTGTTGTATTTACCGCCTAGTAACAAGTCCAACAAGTTgttcttgaaaaatatcatcTGGACACTATTCAATTTCGGATCGAACACGAGGGAAGACTATTTATTGCTGAAACTTTTCGGTTATGCATTGAAAGAGGAGATCAAGTGCAATTGTCATCAGCCTTCCGATGTATTGACTGGCAAGCCACTGGTTCGCGAGATGGTGGTCAATTACGCGAAACAGTTTAACGGTCAGGCATCATTGAAGCAAATTGTCGGTCCGTTAATCGAGAAGGTCTTGGAGGAGAAGGATCTATGTATGGAGACGAATCCGGTAGATATATACAAGCTTTGGCGAAATCAATTGGAAATGGAGTCTGGCAAGTCTCTGGATATGCCTCACACAGTGTCTCAGGAGCAGGCGCTGAAACATATTCCAGTCCAGGAATCGCTCACGAGAGCGATAAATCAGTTAAAGAAGATTTCTCTTGAATTTCTCAACAGGATAACGAGGTCCCGCGATTTAATCCCTTACGGAATGTTATATGTTTCGAAGATCCTTTACAGTTCACTGGCAGAAAAGTTTCCGCTTGCTCCCGAAAAGGATATCCTGAAGGCTGttggtaatttaatttattatcatttcatCAATGCCGCAATTGTAGCACCGGATACCTTCGACATCGTTACGTTGCCGGTCGATAAATCCTTGTCCTCCTGCCAAAGGAAGAATCTGGCCAGTATAGCCAAAGTGTTGCAATTCTCCACTTCGAAGAAGGGCTTCGGCGAGGAGGCACCGCACTTGGAATGTTTGAATCCTTTTATAATCGCCTGCCACGAGAAGTTCAAAGACTTCTTTCGATATTGCTGTCAAGTCGAGGATCTTGAAGAGCACTTCGATATTCATGAATATACGGAAGCCACGCTTATACAAAGCCCAGAGATATGCGTATCTTTACAAGAAATATGCGAGATACATGCCTTGATGTTGAGATACGAAGATGTGATAGCGCCAGATCCATCGGATTCTTTGCATGATTTGTTGGATGATCTTGGTCCGGTGCCGACTGTAGCATCGTTACTAGGAATATCCAACGCGGTGTACGAGACGAATTTGGCACGATACAGCAAACAAGAAGTATGCTTAGTATTGACAAACAAATTTCAAGTGCCAAGAAACAACGACACGAATCTGAACAATCTCTTCGTCAAGGCAAAAGAATTGCTCGTTTCGGTTATTTCATTCTTGAAAAAACCGACTCTCGTAGAATCCTTGGAGATCACTTCTTCTCCAATGTGCGCGAGATTATTCGATTATTCGTCCATGTCAGCGACAGTTCGTGAGAGTTCGTCTATAAATGACTGCAAAATGCAATTGCGCGCGTACCTCAACAAACTCGAGCTAGAAGGATGGGTGACTCGTGCGGATGGTTATCAAACGATCGTGACCTCGATAGCGAGAGATATTTGCAACAAGAACAAGTATCGCGTTGCGAGGGACAAGGAGTTGCAAACGCTGCGCGCGACCAAAATGCGATTGGACGAGAAGACAAAATATTATCAGGAGCAAGTCGAATTCTATAACGAATACATAAGAGGTTGTCTTCAAAATCTGCACAGAGGGAAGAGTTCGCTTCGCGCGATGCAAAAGGACACTCATACCTTGTCCAAACTACGATCCAAAATGACGGTCAAGTATTCTGCCTGGAAGCTGCAGGAGAAGGGCGTGCTGATGGAGGTTGATCAGACACTAAGTCCGACGGAAATGAAAAAcgtaatatttgagataaaccCGACGGAGCATAACGGCGTTTTCTCTGTGCGCTGCAAGTTTATGGGCGTCGAGTTGGAAAAGCTCGACATTAGTATACAGGAATTGCTTGAAATGCAGTACGAAGGTCGTTCTTATATGGATATGTTCGGCAGAGCAAAAGTCAACGTGAATCTGCTCTTGTATCTACTAAATCGGAAATTTTACGGcaaaaaatga